A window from Gossypium raimondii isolate GPD5lz chromosome 7, ASM2569854v1, whole genome shotgun sequence encodes these proteins:
- the LOC105788394 gene encoding uncharacterized protein LOC105788394, translated as MAVVSTSASQIEEANQTNGNGIRVVGRRIYDSENGKTCHQCRQKTMDFLAPCKNLKKDKQCTIKYCHKCLLNRYGEKAEEVALLIDWKCPKCRDICNCSCCMKKKGHNPTGILVHTAKKTGFSSVSELLQAKGPENFGYEKFIKDTGVLSNKQAKEFMATSPKMLGKENSFDGDCDSKVGSENLTLFPDEKKSKKMKREELKELCNGNGDHDLSLNKTGLKKAKTSKESSKKTVKGNYCLSDEKNLNKEVQIGDHSSLSKGQEVKCAKNKKGDLNGAKALEDISKKRESVTSDEESRKKLKSKQKSVAAEKNLNRQVIETNTVYPVKKKKCGVKSEDSGGSNGCKNDNSSGKLQSVIKPCRDKKLDTDVQLPKGSSLITVAGIDLPPKDVGHALQFLEFCAAFGAVLDMKKGQAESVIREIMRGRGRCRLQYSPVVQIHVQLLSLIQKDMGKKFPPFKASDNGSWFRALGQCVSESQCALREVSSDIYDGGVDAYNVLGSSIKLKLLNILCDEALCTITLRNWIDKQNSQFVDSEKEAKEKILVARDKEKQLRQKMQDEVAKAIIEKSGASLSVSEHEVLVRQIKREVIQVHEDVCQAIRMLPRKRQRSDAVRTAPIILDVSGRAFWKLRGYTSENYILLQDIGTLDPVAPSEKWFVYDVEQKPDVEKYISSIRTKRVKIHKVKDSLPTAIVGENLKHA; from the exons ATGGCTGTTGTTTCAACTTCTGCTTCCCAAATTGAAGAGGCGAATCAAACAAATGGAAATGGAATTCGCGTCGTAGGGCGAAGAATTTATGATTCTGAAAATGGAAAAACTTGCCACCag TGCCGGCAAAAAACTATGGATTTCTTGGCTCCATGCAAGAACTTGAAAAAGGACAAGCAATGTACCATTAAGTATTGTCATAAATGTCTACTGAACAG ATATGGAGAGAAGGCAGAAGAAGTCGCATTGTTAATTGATTGGAAATGTCCCAAGTGCAGAGACATTTGCAATTGTAGTTGCTGCAT GAAGAAAAAGGGTCACAATCCTACTGGTATACTAGTGCACACGGCCAAGAAAACTGGGTTCTCTTCTGTTTCAGAATTGCTTCAAGCTAAAGGACCTGAAAATTTTGGATATGAAAAGTTTATAAAAGATACAGGTGTTTTGTCAAACAAGCAAGCAAAG GAGTTTATGGCCACTTCACCAAAGATGCTTGGGAAGGAAAATTCTTTTGATGGAGACTGTGATTCCAAAGTTGGTTCTGAGAATCTGACATTATTTCCTGATGAAAAGAAATCTAAGAAGATGAAACGTGAGGAATTGAAGGAATTGTGTAATGGTAATGGGGATCATGATCTTTCTTTGAACAAAACTGGTCTAAAAAAGGCTAAAACCTCGAAGGAATCTTCAAAGAAAACAGTGAAGGGAAATTATTGTCTGTCAGATgaaaaaaacttgaataaagAAGTGCAAATTGGTGATCATTCCAGTCTCAGCAAAGGACAAGAAGTTAAATGTGCGAAAAACAAGAAAGGAGATTTGAATGGAGCTAAAGCTTTGGAGGATATCTCTAAGAAAAGGGAGTCTGTGACTTCTGACGAGGAGTCTAGGAAAAAATTGAAGTCAAAACAAAAATCTGTGGCTGCGGAAAAGAATCTTAACAGGCAGGTTATTGAAACCAACACTGTATATccagttaaaaagaaaaagtgtggTGTAAAAAGTGAGGATTCTGGTGGTTCAAATGGTTGCAAGAATGATAACAGCAGTGGCAAGCTCCAGTCAGTTATAAAGCCTTGCAGAGACAAAAAACTTGACACAGACGTTCAACTGCCTAAGGGCTCCAGCTTAATAACTGTTGCTGGCATTGATTTACCTCCCAAAGATGTTGGTCATGCATTACAGTTCCTAGAGTTTTGTGCAGCTTTTGGAGCG GTTCTTGATATGAAGAAAGGGCAAGCAGAATCTGTAATCAGAGAAATAATGCGTGGACGTGGGAGATGCCGATTACAGTACTCTCCAGTAGTCCAAATCCATGTACAATTGTTGTCTCTAATACAAAAAGATATGGGGAAGAA ATTTCCACCCTTCAAAGCAAGTGACAATGGTTCATGGTTTAGAGCCCTTGGCCAATGTGTTTCTGAATCCCAATGTGCACTCAGAGAAGTTTCTTCTGATATTTATGATGGTGGTGTGGATGCATATAATGTGCTAGGCAGTTCTATAAAGCTTAAACTCTTAAACATTTTATGTGATGAAGCCCTTTGCACAAT AACATTGAGGAATTGGATTGACAAGCAAAATTCTCAGTTTGTTGATAGTGAgaaggaagcaaaagaaaagattCTAGTTGCAAGGGATAAG GAAAAACAATTAAGGCAGAAAATGCAAGATGAGGTTGCCAAAGCTATTATTGAAAAAAGTGGTGCTTCTCTGTCAGTTTCTGAGCATGAGGTTCTTGTTAGACAAATAAAAAGAGAAGTAATTCAAGTTCATGAAGATGTGTGCCAGGCAATTCGTATGTTACCAAGGA AGAGACAGAGATCTGATGCTGTTAGAACAGCACCTATTATATTGGATGTTAGTGGTCGTGCTTTCTGGAAATTGAGAGGGTATACCAGTGAAAACTATATATTGCTGCAAG ATATTGGAACCTTAGATCCAGTTGCACCTAGTGAGAAATGGTTTGTCTATGATGTTGAACAGAAACCAGATGTAGAGAAATACATCTCTTCTATAAG GACAAAAAGGGTTAAGATTCATAAAGTTAAAGACAGCCTTCCAACTGCTATTGTTGGAGAAAACTTGAAGCATGCTTAG
- the LOC105788453 gene encoding 14-3-3-like protein A has translation MSPTESSREENVYMAKLAEQAERYEEMVEFMEKVAKTVDVEELTVEERNLLSVAYKNVIGARRASWRIISSIEQKEESRGNEDHVAQLKEYRGKIEAELSKICDGILSLLESHLIPLASSAESKVFYLKMKGDYHRYLAEFKTGAERKEAAESTLLAYKSAQDIALAELAPTHPIRLGLALNFSVFYYEILNSPDRACNLAKQAFDEAISELDTLGEESYKDSTLIMQLLRDNLTLWTSDITDEAGDEIKEASKHESGEGQQ, from the exons ATGTCTCCAACTGAATCATCACGAGAGGAAAATGTTTACATGGCCAAGCTGGCTGAGCAGGCTGAACGCTATGAGGAAATGGTGGAGTTCATGGAGAAAGTTGCAAAAACTGTTGATGTTGAGGAGCTGACTGTTGAGGAACGGAACCTTCTCTCCGTGGCTTACAAAAATGTGATTGGGGCAAGGAGGGCGTCTTGGAGGATCATCTCTTCCATTGAGCAGAAGGAAGAGAGCAGAGGAAATGAGGACCATGTTGCACAACTAAAGGAGTATAGGGGTAAGATTGAAGCTGAGCTCAGCAAGATCTGTGATGGGATTTTGAGCCTTCTTGAATCTCACCTCATTCCTTTGGCCTCATCTGCTGAGTCGAAGGTGTTCTACCTTAAGATGAAGGGTGATTATCACAGGTATCTTGCTGAGTTTAAGACTGGTGCTGAGAGGAAGGAAGCTGCCGAGAGCACTTTGTTGGCTTACAAGTCTGCTCAG GATATTGCTCTTGCTGAGCTTGCTCCTACTCACCCAATTAGGCTGGGACTTGCTCTTAACTTCTCTGTTTTCTACTATGAAATCCTCAACTCACCTGATCGTGCCTGCAATCTTGCAAAACAG GCTTTTGATGAGGCTATTTCTGAGTTGGATACTTTGGGTGAGGAATCTTACAAAGATAGTACATTGATCATGCAACTTCTCCGGGACAACCTGACCCTTTGGACATCTGACATCACG GATGAGGCTGGGGATGAGATCAAGGAAGCTTCAAAGCACGAGTCAGGCGAGGGACAGCAGTGA